In the Silene latifolia isolate original U9 population unplaced genomic scaffold, ASM4854445v1 scaffold_259, whole genome shotgun sequence genome, one interval contains:
- the LOC141639033 gene encoding uncharacterized protein LOC141639033 isoform X1, with translation MAICQICGDEGYVKLLTHCVQCQNVAAHRYCVLNPSIFEETIKWLCEFCDPGNTKPTTPIRKGQDINSTVQQVVQPKTDQAKLGNNLCLSESEKPNNGQKEIPRESTDIFILDQNKDNSSKRKQVKRSDDVKKDKINYDSGIKDSCQAVQVKEQSVTNVSQSNTNAQRQVNLGSIVCALLAKEDEVIMGGTKLVKRQNVTRSLLPKKGGGAANLDKSSCEVYSKQMELNKSQPDTELAYPAEDRKSEVEETIAEFVKRKQAKQLVGVKKIKQSNYDNGVEKEGSVVGQVKEKNTKNVSLSVTNGHQQVNKEKNAGPLLSKVEDAITESTCKAGHSIQGGTKLVNQQKPTNRLVAKKCDGETTFDKSSSEFSSKQMQKLHINKSQSDAKLADHADDSKSEGKEIAAKFVQRKQVKPLVDVTKVKKIKQSNYDNGVKKDSFEAHQVKEQSVKNASLSDTNGHRQVNLGKNLGPLLTKVKDNVITEGTCKAGHCIQGGTKLLEQKKPTSGLATKKGDGASSLDKSSCQVSPKQMKEVHMNESQPDAEEADYANKKKSEFKEITAEFVKRQAPRKKRKFIIEMEYSDEDPVFVVAKHSQVVAHVGQDHLSKSTSEALSKLSDDGLAQLSSIDSVPPRPSPVMADERGLTLESSVVFDNRIPVETQNLVHNVPALPLNEVAWSGYCSIPDNEYPMSLALGAHLSNKAHENVKGAVCALPESLEFYLVSKTYAWPKTFESSPPTADVIGLYFFPIDDRSEKLYDYLVDKMIEDSLVLKALLNYVELLVFCSLELPPEERSLRRKYYLWGVFKPRKDYAIPNNQPNAHISKKDSIYQQEDASTLTHPEYRSTRCFSETHFPREALAESVETTLPESPYPAYNNSSRTFSNTHFRQEAMVESVELTRPYTESLYQSDDKQGHDIHDGGTRIFQKPQELERRNRFEHRKYAERNQKYRKSDARWNQGSRKRKDRDWRSSRYHSKRSYNRIDLTNR, from the exons GTATTGTGTTCTTAACCCATCGATATTTGAAGAAACAAttaagtggttgtgtgagttctGTGATCCTGGTAATACTAAACCCACCACACCTATTAGGAAGGGTCAAGATATAAACTCAACTGTACAACAAGTGGTCCAACCGAAAACTGATCAGGCAAAATTGGGGAACAATTTGTGCCTCTCCGAGTCCGAAAAGCCAAATAATGGGCAGAAGGAAATTCCTAGGGAGTCTACTGATATATTTATTTTAGATCAAAACAAGGACAACAGTTCCAAAAGAAAACAAGTGAAGCGATCAGATGATGTAAAGAAAGACAAGATAAACTATGACAGTGGTATAAAGGACAGCTGTCAAGCTGTTCAGGTAAAAGAACAGAGTGTTACGAATGTGAGTCAGTCGAATACAAATGCTCAACGACAAGTGAATCTAGGAAGTATTGTGTGCGCTCTGTTAGCCAAGGAAGATGAAGTTATCATGGGAGGCACCAAGTTAGTGAAACGACAAAACGTTACAAGGAGTTTGTTGCCCAAGAAAGGTGGTGGAGCAGCTAATTTGGATAAATCATCATGCGAAGTTTATTCCAAACAAATGGAATTAAATAAGAGTCAACCTGACACTGAGCTGGCGTATCCTGCAGAAGATAGAAAGTCTGAAGTTGAGGAAACAATTGCTGAATTTGTCAAAAGAAAACAAGCGAAGCAGTTAGTTGGTGTAAAGAAGATAAAACAGTCGAATTATGACAATGGTGTTGAGAAGGAAGGTTCTGTAGTTGGTCAGGTAAAAGAAAAGAACACTAAGAATGTGTCTCTGTCAGTTACAAATGGTCACCAACAGGTGAATAAAGAAAAGAATGCGGGTCCTCTGCTATCCAAGGTGGAAGATGCTATCACTGAAAGCACATGTAAGGCTGGACACAGTATACAGGGAGGCACCAAGTTGGTGAACCAGCAAAAGCCTACAAATCGTTTGGTGGCTAAAAAATGTGATGGAGAAACTACTTTTGATAAATCATCAAGCGAATTTTCTTCCAAACAAATGCAGAAATTGCATATAAATAAAAGTCAATCTGATGCTAAGCTGGCAGATCATGCAGATGACAGTAAGTCTGAAGGTAAGGAAATAGCAGCTAAATTTGTCCAAAGAAAACAAGTCAAGCCATTAGTTGATGTAACGAAAGTAAAGAAGATAAAGCAGTCAAACTATGACAATGGGGTCAAGAAGGATAGTTTTGAAGCTCATCAGGTAAAAGAACAGAGCGTTAAGAATGCGAGTCTGTCAGATACAAATGGTCACCGACAGGTGAATCTAGGAAAGAATTTGGGCCCGCTGTTAACCAAGGTGAAAGACAATGTTATCACTGAAGGCACATGTAAGGCTGGACACTGTATCCAGGGAGGCACCAAGTTACTGGAACAGAAAAAGCCTACGAGCGGTTTAGCGACCAAAAAAGGCGATGGGGCATCTAGTTTGGATAAATCATCATGCCAAGTTTCTCCTAAACAAATGAAAGAAGTTCATATGAATGAAAGTCAACCTGATGCTGAGGAGGCAGACTATGCCAATAAGAAAAAGTCAGAATTTAAGGAAATAACAGCTGAATTTGTTAAGCGTCAAGCTCCAAGAAAGAAACGGAAGTTCATTATTGAAATGGAGTATTCTGATGAAGACCCAGTTTTTGTTGTAGCTAAACATTCTCAGGTTGTAGCACATGTTGGTCAAGATCACTTGAGTAAGTCAACCAGTGAGGCTCTTTCTAAGTTGAGCGATGATGGCCTTGCTCAGCTGTCTTCTATAGATTCAGTTCCTCCTCGACCGTCTCCTGTGATGGCTGATGAACGTGGTCTTACCCTAGAATCTTCCGTGGTGTTTGACAATCGTATCCCTGTTGAAACTCAAAATTTGGTCCACAATGTCCCTGCTCTGCCATTAAATGAAGTAGCTTGGAG CGGATATTGTAGCATTCCCGATAATGAATATCCTATGTCCTTAGCACTTGGAGCCCACTTATCTAACAAAGCTCATGAGAATGTCAAAGGTGCTGTTTGTGCACTGCCCGAGTCACTCGAATTTTATTTGGTGTCTAAGACATATGCATGGCCCAAGACTTTTGAGAGTTCACCTCCTACTGCCGATGTTATTGGTCTCTATTTCTTTCCAATCGATGACAG GTCCGAAAAATTGTATGATTATCTGGTGGATAAGATGATTGAAGATAGCCTAGTGCTCAAGGCGCTTCTCAACTATGTGGAGCTATTGGTTTTTTGCTCACTAGAACTTCCCCCAGAAGAGCGGA GTCTGCGGAGGAAATACTATCTTTGGGGTGTGTTTAAACCAAGGAAAGATTATGCTATTCCCAATAACCAACCTAATGCTCACATTAGCAAAAAAGACTCGATCTACCAACAAGAGGACGCGTCAACTCTAACCCATCCAGAATATCGTTCTACAAGGTGTTTTTCAGAAACCCATTTCCCTCGAGAAGCTTTGGCAGAATCAGTTGAAACGACTCTGCCAGAGTCTCCTTACCCAGCCTATAATAACTCTTCGAGGACgttttcaaatacccatttccgtCAAGAAGCCATGGTAGAATCAGTTGAATTGACTCGGCCATACACGGAGTCTCTTTACCAGTCTGATGATAAGCAAGGGCACGATATCCATGATGGAGGTACTAGGATATTCCAGAAACCCCAAGAACTTGAGCGCCGGAATCGCTTTGAACACCGGAAATATGCAGAGCGGAATCAAAAATATCGAAAGAGTGATGCTAGATGGAACCAGGGGTCGAGGAAAAGGAAGGATCGGGACTGGAGGAG
- the LOC141639033 gene encoding uncharacterized protein LOC141639033 isoform X2 yields the protein MAICQICGDEGYVKLLTHCVQCQNVAAHRYCVLNPSIFEETIKWLCEFCDPGNTKPTTPIRKGQDINSTVQQVVQPKTDQAKLGNNLCLSESEKPNNGQKEIPRESTDIFILDQNKDNSSKRKQVKRSDDVKKDKINYDSGIKDSCQAVQVKEQSVTNVSQSNTNAQRQVNLGSIVCALLAKEDEVIMGGTKLVKRQNVTRSLLPKKGGGAANLDKSSCEVYSKQMELNKSQPDTELAYPAEDRKSEVEETIAEFVKRKQAKQLVGVKKIKQSNYDNGVEKEGSVVGQVKEKNTKNVSLSVTNGHQQVNKEKNAGPLLSKVEDAITESTCKAGHSIQGGTKLVNQQKPTNRLVAKKCDGETTFDKSSSEFSSKQMQKLHINKSQSDAKLADHADDSKSEGKEIAAKFVQRKQVKPLVDVTKVKKIKQSNYDNGVKKDSFEAHQVKEQSVKNASLSDTNGHRQVNLGKNLGPLLTKVKDNVITEGTCKAGHCIQGGTKLLEQKKPTSGLATKKGDGASSLDKSSCQVSPKQMKEVHMNESQPDAEEADYANKKKSEFKEITAEFVKRQAPRKKRKFIIEMEYSDEDPVFVVAKHSQVVAHVGQDHLSKSTSEALSKLSDDGLAQLSSIDSVPPRPSPVMADERGLTLESSVVFDNRIPVETQNLVHNVPALPLNEVAWRSEKLYDYLVDKMIEDSLVLKALLNYVELLVFCSLELPPEERSLRRKYYLWGVFKPRKDYAIPNNQPNAHISKKDSIYQQEDASTLTHPEYRSTRCFSETHFPREALAESVETTLPESPYPAYNNSSRTFSNTHFRQEAMVESVELTRPYTESLYQSDDKQGHDIHDGGTRIFQKPQELERRNRFEHRKYAERNQKYRKSDARWNQGSRKRKDRDWRSSRYHSKRSYNRIDLTNR from the exons GTATTGTGTTCTTAACCCATCGATATTTGAAGAAACAAttaagtggttgtgtgagttctGTGATCCTGGTAATACTAAACCCACCACACCTATTAGGAAGGGTCAAGATATAAACTCAACTGTACAACAAGTGGTCCAACCGAAAACTGATCAGGCAAAATTGGGGAACAATTTGTGCCTCTCCGAGTCCGAAAAGCCAAATAATGGGCAGAAGGAAATTCCTAGGGAGTCTACTGATATATTTATTTTAGATCAAAACAAGGACAACAGTTCCAAAAGAAAACAAGTGAAGCGATCAGATGATGTAAAGAAAGACAAGATAAACTATGACAGTGGTATAAAGGACAGCTGTCAAGCTGTTCAGGTAAAAGAACAGAGTGTTACGAATGTGAGTCAGTCGAATACAAATGCTCAACGACAAGTGAATCTAGGAAGTATTGTGTGCGCTCTGTTAGCCAAGGAAGATGAAGTTATCATGGGAGGCACCAAGTTAGTGAAACGACAAAACGTTACAAGGAGTTTGTTGCCCAAGAAAGGTGGTGGAGCAGCTAATTTGGATAAATCATCATGCGAAGTTTATTCCAAACAAATGGAATTAAATAAGAGTCAACCTGACACTGAGCTGGCGTATCCTGCAGAAGATAGAAAGTCTGAAGTTGAGGAAACAATTGCTGAATTTGTCAAAAGAAAACAAGCGAAGCAGTTAGTTGGTGTAAAGAAGATAAAACAGTCGAATTATGACAATGGTGTTGAGAAGGAAGGTTCTGTAGTTGGTCAGGTAAAAGAAAAGAACACTAAGAATGTGTCTCTGTCAGTTACAAATGGTCACCAACAGGTGAATAAAGAAAAGAATGCGGGTCCTCTGCTATCCAAGGTGGAAGATGCTATCACTGAAAGCACATGTAAGGCTGGACACAGTATACAGGGAGGCACCAAGTTGGTGAACCAGCAAAAGCCTACAAATCGTTTGGTGGCTAAAAAATGTGATGGAGAAACTACTTTTGATAAATCATCAAGCGAATTTTCTTCCAAACAAATGCAGAAATTGCATATAAATAAAAGTCAATCTGATGCTAAGCTGGCAGATCATGCAGATGACAGTAAGTCTGAAGGTAAGGAAATAGCAGCTAAATTTGTCCAAAGAAAACAAGTCAAGCCATTAGTTGATGTAACGAAAGTAAAGAAGATAAAGCAGTCAAACTATGACAATGGGGTCAAGAAGGATAGTTTTGAAGCTCATCAGGTAAAAGAACAGAGCGTTAAGAATGCGAGTCTGTCAGATACAAATGGTCACCGACAGGTGAATCTAGGAAAGAATTTGGGCCCGCTGTTAACCAAGGTGAAAGACAATGTTATCACTGAAGGCACATGTAAGGCTGGACACTGTATCCAGGGAGGCACCAAGTTACTGGAACAGAAAAAGCCTACGAGCGGTTTAGCGACCAAAAAAGGCGATGGGGCATCTAGTTTGGATAAATCATCATGCCAAGTTTCTCCTAAACAAATGAAAGAAGTTCATATGAATGAAAGTCAACCTGATGCTGAGGAGGCAGACTATGCCAATAAGAAAAAGTCAGAATTTAAGGAAATAACAGCTGAATTTGTTAAGCGTCAAGCTCCAAGAAAGAAACGGAAGTTCATTATTGAAATGGAGTATTCTGATGAAGACCCAGTTTTTGTTGTAGCTAAACATTCTCAGGTTGTAGCACATGTTGGTCAAGATCACTTGAGTAAGTCAACCAGTGAGGCTCTTTCTAAGTTGAGCGATGATGGCCTTGCTCAGCTGTCTTCTATAGATTCAGTTCCTCCTCGACCGTCTCCTGTGATGGCTGATGAACGTGGTCTTACCCTAGAATCTTCCGTGGTGTTTGACAATCGTATCCCTGTTGAAACTCAAAATTTGGTCCACAATGTCCCTGCTCTGCCATTAAATGAAGTAGCTTGGAG GTCCGAAAAATTGTATGATTATCTGGTGGATAAGATGATTGAAGATAGCCTAGTGCTCAAGGCGCTTCTCAACTATGTGGAGCTATTGGTTTTTTGCTCACTAGAACTTCCCCCAGAAGAGCGGA GTCTGCGGAGGAAATACTATCTTTGGGGTGTGTTTAAACCAAGGAAAGATTATGCTATTCCCAATAACCAACCTAATGCTCACATTAGCAAAAAAGACTCGATCTACCAACAAGAGGACGCGTCAACTCTAACCCATCCAGAATATCGTTCTACAAGGTGTTTTTCAGAAACCCATTTCCCTCGAGAAGCTTTGGCAGAATCAGTTGAAACGACTCTGCCAGAGTCTCCTTACCCAGCCTATAATAACTCTTCGAGGACgttttcaaatacccatttccgtCAAGAAGCCATGGTAGAATCAGTTGAATTGACTCGGCCATACACGGAGTCTCTTTACCAGTCTGATGATAAGCAAGGGCACGATATCCATGATGGAGGTACTAGGATATTCCAGAAACCCCAAGAACTTGAGCGCCGGAATCGCTTTGAACACCGGAAATATGCAGAGCGGAATCAAAAATATCGAAAGAGTGATGCTAGATGGAACCAGGGGTCGAGGAAAAGGAAGGATCGGGACTGGAGGAG